In Deltaproteobacteria bacterium, the DNA window CAGACCGCGTTTATGGTTGTCCCCGGCCAAAAGGGCATTTAAATCAAAGCCTGCCCCGCTATCGTCTATGACCAAATCAAGGGTCTGATCCCTTTTTACAAAAGACAGGGTTACCCATTCCGATTGGCTGTACTTGGCGGCATTATTCAGGGCTTCCTGCAGGATTCTGAAGATGACGATTTTCAAAGGGTCCGCCACGTCCTTTTCGTCTACAGTAATATCCTTTTCGATGTGAATATTCCCATAGATCGATTGAAACTGCCGGCAAAACCACCCGACCGTCGTAATAAGCCCCAGGTCATCGAGAATCGACGGCCGTAAATCGGTCATGATCCGGCGCACTTCGTCAATAGAACGCTGGGTGGTGGCAATGAGGACCTCCATATCTTCGGATGTAGCGGACCCTTGCAGGAGCCGGTTTTGGGTATTTCCAAGGCCGAATTTAACGGCACTTAAAGACGATCCAAGACTGTCATGAAGCTCTCTGGAAATCCTCTTTCTCTCTTCCTCCTGGGCGGTAAGCAGCCGGGAGGAAAGAGAACACAATTGCTCTTCCCTTTGGCGCAGCGCCTCTTCCGCCAGCCGGTGCTGATCGATCTCGGCTCTGAGCCGCTCATTAACAGCGGAAAGTTTTACATAAGGATTTTTAACCGAGGTGGCAAACAGGCCTTTATAGATCAGGTAAAAGGCCGCTACCTTATAAACATGCCCTAATACATTATAAGTATCAAAAACGGTCTTGTAACTGGCGAAGACCAGTTCGCTGAAGATACTGACGATGAAGGCCGCCGGATAGTAGATGAGCTGCCGGTCCCCGGTTCTGGCCATCCGGCTCCAGTAGGCCCAGGCCGCTAATAGCAACAAAAGAATAACCAGATACTCGGAAAATCTCTTAAAGGGGGTTAGTCCGATGCCCTGAATATAAGTGGCCGGCATAACCGAGGGGAAAAAAATAACCCCCGCGAAAACCATTCCTGAAATGGCCATGGCTCCGGTCATCAAGGTGGTTTTGGACAGCCATCGGTTTGGGTTCCGGTGTGAAACAAAGGCGCTGGCCAGGAAGGCCGAGGCCGAAAACAGCCTGGCCGCAATCCAGAATTGGGTCGATTTGTTGGAAGAGTTCGGGGTGATAAAGGCCGGCATGGCGGCATTGGCCAGGGTGTGCATGAAATCCAGGAGGCCAATAGATAGAAAAGCCGCGCTCAGGAAAAGGGCGTGCCGGTCCCTGGATTGCTCATAGCTGTACCAGCCGACGCCGAATACGGACAACGAAACCATGATACTGAAAAACTCGACGATATTATGAAAAAGGAGGTAGGTGCTTCGGTCCATGACATAATGAAACCGGATAGAAAACAACTCCAGAAGCAGGAACGGCAACAGGGAGGCGAAGAAGATCCCTGCCAGAATGGTTCGGGGAGACAGTTGCTTCAAGGTATTGCGCATGTTATAAGACCTTTTTCTTGTAAATCCATCCTCCGCCTTTTTCTCGGGGATGCCCCCTCTATACAAATCCCCGGTCCTTTTCCTGCATCATCCGTTTGAACTGCCTTTTCTCACGGGTCGGGGTCAGATTCACGAGATTGACCTGATTCCAGACCTTCATTATCAAATTTATACTTCGTCATAAGATGGGTCAAGGAAAAATTAAAGCAATTTCTTTTAAATACAGTCTTTTCCTTCATAAAATACCCTATTACCCTTATTCCCTATCCAAGGCATTCTAAAATAAAATAAAAAGTGACGGGTTAAATGCTGACGGACTCGTAAAAAGTCGAAAAAGGCTCATTTTGTCATTTCTACCATTTGGATTGGACCGTACTATGACCCTCAGGGGCGGGCTTTGTCCCTTCATGGTAATCCTTTTTTTCCTCCTTTCCGGCTGTGCCCGGGTCGGACCGGATTTCCGGAAGCCGGCGGCGGCGGTTTCAGGGAGCTGGCTTGAAGCGGGTGATCCGCGGGTCAAAACAGGGCCGGCGGAATACAAGAACTGGTGGCAGGCCTTCAATGACCCGGTCCTTAACCGGCTGGTTGACCGGGCTTACCAGGAAAATCTGCCCTTGAAGATGGCCGGAGTGCGAGTCCTGGAGGCCCGGGCCAGGCTGGGCATCGCCCTTGGCGGGCTTTATCCCCAGACCCAGCAGTTTTTCGGATCCCTGGAATATATCCGGACCAGTGAGCGGGCCCCGACGGCCGCCTTTTCCAATATTTCAAGTTACCGGCAAGTGCAGATCGGCCTTATGGCCGGCTGGGAGATAGACTTTTGGGGGAAATTCAAACGGGCCATCGAGGCCGCCGAGGCCGGTTTTCAGGCCACAATGGCTGATTATGACAATGCCCTGGTGAGCCTGACCGCCGAGGTGGCCAATGCCTATATCCTGTTAAGGACCCTGGAGAAACGCCTCGGCCTGGCCCGCCAAAACGCCGACCGGCAAAAAGAAATACTGAAGATTGCCGAAGCCCGGTTCCAATACGGTGTGGTCACCCGATTGGATGTGGAGCAGGCTAAAACGCTGCTCCATAATATTCAGGCCTCCATCCCGGCCTTTGAAGCCCAGGTACAGCAGGCCAATAACGCCCTCAGCTTGTTATTGGGGCTGCCGCCGGGGGGCCTGGGGGATTATTTGTCCGGCCCGGCGGAGATCCCGGTTTCTCCGGCCGAAGTGGTGGTGGGGATCCCGAATGATCTGCTCCGCCGGCGGCCGGATATCCGGAGTATCGAATTTCAGGCAGCGGCCCAATGCGCTTTAATCGGTGTGGCTAAGGCCGAGCTTTATCCGGCCTTTTCCCTTAGCGGGGTTTTCAGTTTTTTCTCCACCGATGTCAATGCCTTTAAGCTTAGCGACGTTTTCCAATGGGGAAGCCGGTCCATCTCGGCCGGACCGTCCTTCCGCTGGAACATCTTCAATTACGGCCGGATCGAAAACAATGTCCTGGTCCAGGACGCCCGCTTCCAGCAACTGCTGATCGCTTACCAGGAGGCCGTGCTCAAGGCCCAGAAAGAGGTGGAGGACGCCCTGGTGGCTTTTTTAAAAGCCCAGGAACGCAGGGAATTTTTGGCCCGGAGTGCAGCCGCGGCCGGCCATTCCCTGGATCTGGCCATCCGGCAATACCAGGAAGGGGCCAGGGATTTCACAACCGTTTTGATTGCCCAGCAGGCCTTTTTAAATGAGCAGGACAATCTTGCCCTTGCCCTGGGCACCGTCTCGGGCAATCTGGTCGGCATCTACAGGGCACTGGGAGGCGGCTGGGAGGTAGGGAGATAGATTATGGTTCATGGGAGGAAAAGGATCTTTGATGGTCTCGTAAAAACTCGTCACCCCGGCGCAAGCCGGGGTCCAGGAAATTCGAACCTGCTAAAAACACTGGATTCCGGCTTTCGCCGGAATGACGTAATGCGGGTTTCGGCGACTTTTTACGAATTCATCATCTTTAAGTTCCGGGCCCTTCTGATCCGGATCCTCTGCTTCTTGTTCTTGTTTTTTCCGGCCGGCTGTGGGCAAGGACCCAAACCCCTGCCCCCGCCTCCCCCGGCGGTTACCGTCGCCCAGCCGGTCAGGCGGATCGTGACCGATTATTTGGAATTGACCGGCAATACCCAGGCCGCTAACACCGTGCAATTAGTGGCCAGGGTTGCCGGATACCTGGACAAGGTCTTTTTTAAAGACGGACAACCGGTAAAAAAAGGGGATCTGCTCTTTCTCATTCAGCAAAACACTTATCAGGAAAACCTCAAGCAGGCCGAGGCTGCGGTCCTGCTCCAGAAAAGCCAACTGGATTATGCCCAGACCCAATTGGACCGCACCGCCAATCTGGTGCACCTTGATGCCGCCTCTAAAACCGATGTAGACCACTGGCGGAATCAAAGGGATTCGGCCCAGGCCAATCTCCTCTCGGCCCAGGCCCAGCGGGACCTGGCCGGACTCAATCTCGGCTATACGGAAGTCAAAGCCCCTTTTTCCGGCCGGATCGACCGGAGGCTGGTGGACCCCGGCAACCTGGTCGGCTCCGGTCAGGCTACGGTCCTGGCCCAGCTTACCCAGATCGACCCCATTTACGTTTATTTTACCATTATGGATCTGGATCTGGCCCGCCTGATGGCCGAGGCCGGCTGGCGGCCGGGGAAGACCCCGTCCAGGCCCTGGTCCCTGTTCATGGGCCTTCTCGATGAAAAGGCCCATCCCCACAAAGGCTTTCTGGATTTTGCCGCCACCGGTCTGACCCCCACTAACGGGACCTTATTGATGCGAGGCGTCTTTCCAAATCCCGATGGAAAGATACTGCCGGGACTCTATGCCCGGCTACAACTCCCGGTCAGAAAAAGACCGGCTTTCCTGGTGCCTCAAGAGGCGGTGGGCTCTGATCAGCGCGGTTCATTCCTTCTGGTCGTCAACCAGGGGAACAAGGTGCAACGGTTCGGTGTGCGGGCCGGAGCTTCGCTGGACCACTTGAGAGTGATTGAAGAAGGACTGACCGGAAAGGAATGGGTGGTGGTAAAAGGCCTGCAAAAGGCCTTTCCCGGCCGGGTGGTTACCCCGGAAAAACAGGAACCCCGGTCCCTTATTCCTGAATCCCCGAAGCCCCCTGTTTCCCCGAAGGCCGGATCATGATCTCTAAATTTTTTATCGAAAGGCCCATCCTGGCCAATGTCCTGGCCATCGTCACCGTTATCATCGGATGGGTCAGCTATACGAACCTTCCGGTGGAGCAGTATCCTCCGATCACGCCGCCGACCATTCAGGTGACCGCCCGATATCCCGGTGCCAGTGCGACGGTCATTGCCGAAACCATCGGAGTGCCCATTGAACAGGCGGTCAACGGTCTGGAGAATTCCATTTACCTGTCTTCTTCCAGCAGCAGCGACGGCTCCTATGCCCTGACCATCACCTTTGAGGTGGGGACCGACCTGAACAAATCGCTGGCCCTGGTCCAGAATCTGGTCAACTCGGCCCTGGCCCAGCTTCCCGGGGGGGCCCAGCAGCAAGGGGTGAGCGTCAGAAAAGTTTCCACCAACATCCTCTTGGTAGTCAGTCTCTACGCCGAAGACAACCGTTTTGATGAAGCCTTCCTGTCCAATTATGCCATTATCAATATGCAGTACCCCCTGTCCCGGCTGCCCGGGGTCGGCCAGGTCCGGGTTTTCGGGGCCGGACCCTATAGTATGCGGGTCTGGCTGGATCCCAAAAGGCTCCAGGATTTCAACCTCACTACCCAGGATGTCCAGAACGCCATTGCCGACCAGAATGTCCAGGTGGTGACCGGACAATTGGGTGCCCCGCCGGTGCCGGCCGATCACTCCATGCAGCTTACCATAACCAGTCTGGGACGGATGGCCGATATCAAACAGTTTGAAGACATCGTGATCAAAAGCGAACGGGGGACAACCGCCCAGATGGTCCGCCTGCGGGATATTGCCCGGGTGGACCTGGGACAGCAGTTCTACTCAAATTTTGCCAACATGGGGGGGAAGAAATCGGCCCAGATCCCCATCTTCTCCCTGCCGGAGGCCAACGCCATCAAGGTGGCCGACAATGTTTACCAGGCCGTAGCCGAGATGGCCAGGGAATTTCCCGAGGGGTTGAAATACCTCATCCGGTATGATACCACCCTCTTTGTCCGGGAGGCGGTCCATGCTGTTTATGTCACCCTTTTCATAGCCGGAATTCTGGTCCTGATCGTGATCATGGTCTTTCTGCAGGATTACCGGGCCTTGCTCGTTCCGGCCACCACCGTCCCGGTGACCATCATCGGGGCCTTTGCGGCCATGATCGCCCTGGGATTTACGATCAACCTCATGACCCTCTTCGCCCTGGTTTTGTCCATCGGCATCGTGGTGGATGATGCCATCGTCATCGTGGAAAACACCTCCTATTACATCGAGAAAGGGCTGTCGCCCAAGGAAGGGGCCATCAAGGCCATGAACGAATTGACCGGCCCCATTATGGGCATTACCCTGGCCCTGGTTTCGGTCTTCCTGCCGGCCGCCTTCTTACCGGGCATCACCGGCCAGATCTTCCGGCAATTCGCCCTGGTCATTGCCTCTATTGCTGTCATCAGCGCCATCAATGCCCTGACTTTAAAACCGGCCCAGTGCGCCCTGTGGCTCCGTTCCGGCCGGGAGAAACAGACCAACTGGTTTTATCGCGGTTTCAACCGGGCTTACCAGGCCATGAAAGGCCCCTATATGAATCTTGTTCGTTGGATGGTAAACCGGTCGGTGCTCATGTCCATAGTTTTTTTTATCATTATCGCCCTGACCGGCTGGGCCTTTGTCCATCGGCCCAGCGGTTTTCTCCCGACGGAGGACCAGGGCTTTGCCGTCTTGTTCGCTAAGTTGCCTGACGGCGCCGCCCAACCGCGGGCCCTGGAGGTTTCGGAGAAAATCAGCGCTATTTTGAAGAAGACCCCGGGCGTCTCGGGATGGGTCACCATCGGCGGGTATTCCTTTCTGGATGCGGCGAATGTCTCAACGGTTTCCACCACCTTTGTGGTCTATGAAAACTGGAGTAAAAGGGGGGCCGGCCTGAGCCAGGAAAAGATCGTGGCCGGCCTTAACCGGGATCTTTCCGGAATCCAGGAAGCCCTGTCCTTTGTAGTCATCCCCCCGTCCATCAGGGGATTGGGCCAGTCAGGCGGTTTCCAGATGATGGTGGAAGACCGGAAGAGCCTTGGCCTGGACGAACTCCAAAAGGCCACCGGCGAACTGATCGAAAGGGCCAGGTCCGAACAGACCCTGCAAGGCCTGACCACCACCTTTAACGCCAGCAGTCCCCAGTTGTACCTTCATATCGACCGGACCAAAGCCCAATCCTTTCAGGTCCCGCTTTCTAACGTCTTTGAGACCCTCCGGGGTTACCTGGGCTCCAGCTTCGTTAATCTGTTCAATAAATTCGATCAGGTCTACCAGGTGTACATCCAGGCCAGCGACCGTTTCCGCCTGAAGCCTGAGGACATCAAAAACCTTTATACCCGGAATATCCGGGGGGAAATGGTTCCCTTGGGAAGCCTGATCGAGGTCAGGCCGACTCAAGGCCCTGAATTGATCACCCGGTACAACCTCTACCCGGCAGCGACAATTTTCGGCTCCACCGCTCCGGGATTCAGCTCCGGACAGGCTCTGACCTTGATGGAAAATCTGGCGGCCCGATCCTTTCCAAAGGGGGTGGGCTATGACTGGACGGCCACCAGTTATCAGGA includes these proteins:
- a CDS encoding efflux transporter outer membrane subunit; this encodes MTLRGGLCPFMVILFFLLSGCARVGPDFRKPAAAVSGSWLEAGDPRVKTGPAEYKNWWQAFNDPVLNRLVDRAYQENLPLKMAGVRVLEARARLGIALGGLYPQTQQFFGSLEYIRTSERAPTAAFSNISSYRQVQIGLMAGWEIDFWGKFKRAIEAAEAGFQATMADYDNALVSLTAEVANAYILLRTLEKRLGLARQNADRQKEILKIAEARFQYGVVTRLDVEQAKTLLHNIQASIPAFEAQVQQANNALSLLLGLPPGGLGDYLSGPAEIPVSPAEVVVGIPNDLLRRRPDIRSIEFQAAAQCALIGVAKAELYPAFSLSGVFSFFSTDVNAFKLSDVFQWGSRSISAGPSFRWNIFNYGRIENNVLVQDARFQQLLIAYQEAVLKAQKEVEDALVAFLKAQERREFLARSAAAAGHSLDLAIRQYQEGARDFTTVLIAQQAFLNEQDNLALALGTVSGNLVGIYRALGGGWEVGR
- a CDS encoding efflux RND transporter permease subunit — protein: MISKFFIERPILANVLAIVTVIIGWVSYTNLPVEQYPPITPPTIQVTARYPGASATVIAETIGVPIEQAVNGLENSIYLSSSSSSDGSYALTITFEVGTDLNKSLALVQNLVNSALAQLPGGAQQQGVSVRKVSTNILLVVSLYAEDNRFDEAFLSNYAIINMQYPLSRLPGVGQVRVFGAGPYSMRVWLDPKRLQDFNLTTQDVQNAIADQNVQVVTGQLGAPPVPADHSMQLTITSLGRMADIKQFEDIVIKSERGTTAQMVRLRDIARVDLGQQFYSNFANMGGKKSAQIPIFSLPEANAIKVADNVYQAVAEMAREFPEGLKYLIRYDTTLFVREAVHAVYVTLFIAGILVLIVIMVFLQDYRALLVPATTVPVTIIGAFAAMIALGFTINLMTLFALVLSIGIVVDDAIVIVENTSYYIEKGLSPKEGAIKAMNELTGPIMGITLALVSVFLPAAFLPGITGQIFRQFALVIASIAVISAINALTLKPAQCALWLRSGREKQTNWFYRGFNRAYQAMKGPYMNLVRWMVNRSVLMSIVFFIIIALTGWAFVHRPSGFLPTEDQGFAVLFAKLPDGAAQPRALEVSEKISAILKKTPGVSGWVTIGGYSFLDAANVSTVSTTFVVYENWSKRGAGLSQEKIVAGLNRDLSGIQEALSFVVIPPSIRGLGQSGGFQMMVEDRKSLGLDELQKATGELIERARSEQTLQGLTTTFNASSPQLYLHIDRTKAQSFQVPLSNVFETLRGYLGSSFVNLFNKFDQVYQVYIQASDRFRLKPEDIKNLYTRNIRGEMVPLGSLIEVRPTQGPELITRYNLYPAATIFGSTAPGFSSGQALTLMENLAARSFPKGVGYDWTATSYQEKRVGNQAYFIYLISLTLVFMVLAALYESWISPAAVILAVPMALVGVLLALIIRGFDNNLYTQIGLVLMIALASKNAILIVEFARDLQREGMSAIDAAIEGTSRRFRPIMMTSFAFILGVVPLLFAKGAGAAGQQAIGTAVFGGMLASTLLAIPFVPVLYVFMQRLSGRGRQPEKETGTESYFPAYREEDPKNQ
- a CDS encoding efflux RND transporter periplasmic adaptor subunit; amino-acid sequence: MRVSATFYEFIIFKFRALLIRILCFLFLFFPAGCGQGPKPLPPPPPAVTVAQPVRRIVTDYLELTGNTQAANTVQLVARVAGYLDKVFFKDGQPVKKGDLLFLIQQNTYQENLKQAEAAVLLQKSQLDYAQTQLDRTANLVHLDAASKTDVDHWRNQRDSAQANLLSAQAQRDLAGLNLGYTEVKAPFSGRIDRRLVDPGNLVGSGQATVLAQLTQIDPIYVYFTIMDLDLARLMAEAGWRPGKTPSRPWSLFMGLLDEKAHPHKGFLDFAATGLTPTNGTLLMRGVFPNPDGKILPGLYARLQLPVRKRPAFLVPQEAVGSDQRGSFLLVVNQGNKVQRFGVRAGASLDHLRVIEEGLTGKEWVVVKGLQKAFPGRVVTPEKQEPRSLIPESPKPPVSPKAGS